Proteins encoded within one genomic window of Columba livia isolate bColLiv1 breed racing homer chromosome 1, bColLiv1.pat.W.v2, whole genome shotgun sequence:
- the STMP1 gene encoding short transmembrane mitochondrial protein 1, protein MLQFLVGFTLGNVVGMYLAQNYDIPNIAKKLEEFKKDVEAKKKPPSDKS, encoded by the exons ATGCTGCAGTTCTTG gTTGGTTTTACTCTTGGCAATGTGGTTGGGATGTATCTGGCTCAGAACTATGAT attcCTAACATTGCAAAGAAGCTTGAAgaatttaagaaggatgtggAAGCTAAGAAGAAACCTCCCAGCGACAAGTCCTAA